One Flavobacterium sp. 90 DNA segment encodes these proteins:
- a CDS encoding carboxypeptidase-like regulatory domain-containing protein produces the protein MNKIFILLAFLITSISFSQSVRFDGFIQDEQKNPLEMANIMAVNVATKAMDSYGITNDKGKFQLTLKPNTSYTVKVSYLGMKSKEIAISTKAENIIQNIVMDDTGIELEGVEIVREMPVSISGDTIVYNADSFKSGTEKKLEDVLKKLPGVEVNADGEIEVEGKKVSKLMVEGKDFFDGDTKLGVKNIPADAIDKIQVLRNYNEVGALKGLENDQDNVAMNIKLKEGKKNFWFGDITAGIGVAELDSRYIINPKLFYYSPKYSINLITNFNNIGELPLTAQDYFKFTGGFKNMMKKGGSNFNVSSNDLGISVLRNNRAKEIETKFGATNFSYSVTKAWNISGFGILSTSKTDLETKSQTTILDSGDQQKRDELTHQKNNLGLFKLSSTYKPNDKFQFDYDILTKLSKQDEDTDLLRESVVNSASTLETILTGKKQDPTSINQNLSLYYTQSDKNIFAFEMQHLYQDENPFYNANLRTQPFNLSGYIPRQNRNDLNQDRFVKTNKLDTKLDYYYMVTPKSNINITLGNTYSYQDFNSHIFQMLDNGDKNDLNDPQNNNQVKYNFDDVFLGFHYKILTGKFTLTPGVSVHSYGMKNTQLGTDYSQNFVKVLPDFFALYQIKKSETLTYNFSLTNDFTDINQLASGYVLSDYSSLFRGNRTLENATSQVHSLRYFKYNMFNFENIFANATYTKKVDAIKTAADFTGINQSSVPYNSNLADETFSGMGNYGRSFLKNYKASVNATLNWSKFNNIQNNVLATTESFSQSYTVKASTNYKNLPNIEFGYNALINKYSGSTYYTDKPFARLDYYFWDSFSFVSEYEFYHYYNGNRTVDNEYDFLNASLVYQKKDSKWEYKVAATNLLNTKYLNDDSFSQFSTRVSQYTVQPRYIIFSMKYNL, from the coding sequence ATGAACAAAATATTTATTTTACTCGCCTTTTTAATTACTTCTATATCCTTTTCTCAAAGTGTTCGTTTTGATGGTTTTATTCAGGATGAGCAAAAGAATCCGTTAGAAATGGCCAATATCATGGCTGTAAATGTTGCTACAAAAGCAATGGATTCTTATGGAATTACAAATGATAAAGGAAAGTTTCAATTGACTTTGAAGCCAAATACTTCTTATACTGTTAAGGTGAGTTATCTTGGGATGAAATCAAAAGAAATTGCCATTTCGACCAAGGCCGAAAATATCATTCAAAACATTGTTATGGATGATACTGGAATTGAGCTTGAAGGCGTTGAAATTGTTCGCGAAATGCCCGTTTCAATAAGCGGTGATACAATTGTTTACAACGCAGATTCTTTTAAATCCGGAACAGAGAAAAAACTGGAAGATGTCCTGAAAAAGCTTCCCGGTGTTGAAGTAAATGCTGATGGCGAAATTGAAGTCGAAGGAAAAAAAGTCAGTAAATTAATGGTTGAAGGCAAAGATTTTTTTGATGGAGATACCAAGTTGGGCGTTAAAAATATTCCGGCAGATGCCATTGATAAAATTCAGGTTTTAAGAAATTATAATGAAGTTGGCGCTCTAAAAGGTTTAGAAAACGATCAGGATAATGTCGCAATGAATATTAAACTGAAAGAGGGAAAAAAGAACTTTTGGTTTGGAGATATAACCGCCGGAATTGGCGTTGCAGAACTAGACAGTCGTTATATTATTAATCCAAAGTTGTTTTATTACAGTCCAAAATACAGCATTAATTTAATTACTAATTTTAATAATATTGGTGAATTGCCTTTGACCGCGCAGGATTATTTTAAGTTTACAGGCGGATTTAAAAACATGATGAAAAAAGGCGGAAGCAATTTTAATGTTTCGTCTAACGATTTAGGAATTTCAGTACTGAGAAATAATCGCGCAAAAGAAATCGAAACGAAATTTGGAGCAACCAATTTTTCTTATTCGGTTACAAAAGCTTGGAATATTAGCGGTTTTGGGATCTTGTCGACTTCAAAAACAGATTTGGAAACCAAATCACAAACTACAATTTTAGATTCTGGAGATCAGCAAAAAAGAGATGAATTAACACATCAAAAAAATAATCTGGGACTTTTTAAATTAAGTTCAACTTATAAACCCAATGATAAATTTCAGTTTGATTATGACATCTTAACCAAATTATCGAAACAAGATGAAGACACAGATTTGTTGCGTGAATCTGTAGTAAATAGTGCTTCGACTCTGGAAACCATTTTGACGGGTAAAAAACAAGATCCAACATCTATAAATCAAAATTTGAGTTTGTATTATACGCAAAGTGACAAGAATATTTTTGCTTTTGAAATGCAGCATTTATATCAGGACGAAAATCCGTTTTATAATGCCAATTTAAGAACGCAACCTTTTAATTTATCCGGATATATTCCGCGACAAAATAGAAATGATTTGAATCAGGATCGTTTTGTGAAAACCAATAAATTGGACACTAAACTGGATTACTATTATATGGTAACGCCAAAAAGTAACATCAATATCACTTTAGGAAATACTTATTCGTATCAGGATTTTAATTCGCATATTTTCCAAATGTTGGATAATGGAGACAAAAATGATCTGAATGATCCGCAAAATAACAATCAGGTTAAATATAATTTTGACGATGTTTTTCTGGGATTTCATTACAAGATATTGACCGGAAAATTTACGTTGACGCCAGGAGTAAGTGTACATTCATACGGAATGAAAAACACACAATTGGGAACTGATTATTCTCAGAATTTTGTAAAAGTATTGCCTGATTTCTTCGCTTTATATCAAATTAAAAAATCAGAAACGCTGACTTATAATTTCTCCTTAACGAATGATTTTACAGATATTAATCAATTGGCTTCTGGTTATGTTTTGTCTGATTATAGTAGTTTGTTTCGTGGAAATCGTACTTTAGAAAATGCAACTTCACAAGTACATTCGTTGCGTTATTTTAAATACAATATGTTCAATTTTGAGAACATTTTTGCGAATGCAACTTACACTAAGAAAGTAGATGCTATAAAAACGGCGGCAGATTTTACAGGAATAAACCAATCATCAGTGCCTTATAATTCTAATTTGGCTGATGAAACCTTTTCTGGAATGGGAAATTATGGACGTTCTTTCCTAAAGAATTATAAAGCTTCTGTTAATGCAACTTTAAACTGGTCGAAGTTTAATAATATTCAGAATAATGTTTTGGCAACTACAGAGAGTTTTAGTCAAAGTTATACCGTAAAAGCTTCAACAAACTATAAAAACCTTCCTAATATTGAGTTTGGATATAACGCTTTGATCAATAAATATAGTGGTTCGACGTATTATACAGACAAACCTTTTGCGAGATTAGATTATTATTTTTGGGATAGTTTTTCGTTTGTTTCTGAATATGAGTTTTACCATTATTATAATGGAAATAGAACGGTTGATAATGAATATGACTTCTTAAATGCAAGTTTAGTATATCAAAAAAAGGACAGTAAATGGGAGTATAAAGTTGCGGCAACTAATTTATTAAATACAAAGTATCTCAATGATGACAGCTTCTCGCAGTTTTCTACAAGAGTTTCGCAATACACAGTTCAGCCTCGTTATATCATCTTTTCGATGAAATATAATTTATAG